One genomic region from Sulfurimonas sp. encodes:
- a CDS encoding LapD/MoxY N-terminal periplasmic domain-containing protein, which translates to MTLFKQIAILLSIFLLIVLTTVLTLNFQSANESAQDRLYEDAKNTATSLSLSLGSANGDISMMSTMINANFDSGNYRYISLVDVDNTLIYDRSIESDLSNIPNWFLNIVNIDAPVASANVSAGWSQVGMLNVQSDETYAYKQLYTILKSLIISFSIIAFVGLVILNLLLAAILKPLSEVQKQAEAVIRNEFIIQTTIPYTKEFKDVVLGMNNMVSKVKAMFDKGNEELKRQKELEYIDKTTKLRNRKYFIDKLPEYLKIDASSRGGINIMIAFNGVIQANEQIGHRDVDKLFIDISDIFSAHADNYKNSIVARMNGTEFSILLPDCASIDAIDIAENISGVTKELVKSLELNKDDVYLALGLYEYNYKENIGQLLSHSDNALAQAKFKDSKIHLQKAEDAVEVMGKEAWRKIINEAIQNNCFNFVSWKAVNAKTKQTDHNALSLILNIDKDTTYYYGQFMAPANQAGLGNKIYKNILNKMFKTPDARLRGTTCSLRLPFDYLELNDTYEDMSRLFEIFAKTLGFKLIIEMPDKLVRRNNKEIKRYKALFEKYDIEMGIFEFIGESVDYQYLQDLRPVYIKGEPGYFLSQSDQSLSAFRLITDTVGISLIATGVMDMDTLKRLQEKDIHIIQGKATEMIDMKKV; encoded by the coding sequence CATAGTTTTAACAACTGTTTTAACACTAAACTTTCAAAGTGCTAATGAATCTGCACAAGATAGACTATATGAAGATGCTAAAAACACAGCAACCTCTCTAAGCCTTTCTCTTGGTAGTGCAAATGGAGATATTTCCATGATGTCAACTATGATAAATGCGAACTTTGACAGCGGTAACTATCGTTACATTTCTCTTGTTGATGTTGATAATACCTTAATTTATGATAGAAGTATTGAGAGTGATTTATCTAATATTCCAAATTGGTTTTTAAATATTGTAAACATAGATGCACCAGTTGCATCTGCCAATGTTTCTGCTGGGTGGAGTCAAGTTGGAATGTTAAATGTACAAAGTGATGAAACTTATGCGTACAAACAACTATATACTATTTTAAAAAGTCTTATCATCTCTTTTAGTATTATTGCTTTTGTTGGATTAGTGATACTAAACTTACTTTTAGCTGCTATCTTAAAACCTTTATCAGAGGTTCAAAAACAAGCAGAAGCAGTTATACGAAATGAGTTTATTATACAAACCACTATTCCTTACACAAAAGAGTTTAAAGATGTTGTTCTAGGAATGAATAACATGGTATCAAAAGTAAAAGCTATGTTTGACAAAGGAAACGAAGAGTTAAAACGCCAAAAAGAACTTGAATATATAGACAAAACAACAAAACTTAGAAATCGTAAATACTTTATAGATAAACTTCCAGAATACCTTAAAATAGATGCCTCTTCTCGTGGTGGTATAAATATTATGATAGCATTTAATGGGGTCATTCAAGCAAATGAGCAGATAGGTCATAGAGATGTTGATAAACTTTTTATTGATATATCAGATATATTTAGCGCTCATGCAGACAACTACAAAAACTCCATAGTTGCGAGAATGAATGGTACGGAGTTTTCTATCTTACTTCCAGATTGTGCATCTATTGATGCGATAGATATAGCAGAAAATATATCAGGAGTAACAAAAGAACTTGTTAAGTCTTTAGAGTTGAATAAAGATGATGTCTATCTTGCCTTGGGTCTTTATGAGTATAACTATAAGGAAAACATAGGACAACTTCTTTCTCACTCTGACAATGCACTAGCACAAGCGAAGTTTAAAGATTCCAAAATCCATCTACAAAAAGCTGAAGATGCGGTAGAAGTTATGGGTAAAGAAGCTTGGAGAAAAATCATAAACGAAGCCATACAAAACAATTGTTTCAACTTTGTATCTTGGAAGGCAGTAAACGCTAAGACTAAACAAACAGACCATAATGCTCTAAGTTTAATCCTTAACATAGATAAAGATACTACTTATTATTATGGGCAGTTTATGGCGCCAGCAAATCAAGCAGGATTAGGTAATAAAATCTATAAAAACATCTTAAACAAGATGTTTAAAACTCCAGATGCAAGGTTAAGAGGGACAACTTGCTCTCTTAGGCTTCCGTTTGATTATTTAGAGTTAAATGATACTTATGAAGATATGAGTAGACTTTTTGAAATATTTGCTAAAACTCTTGGATTTAAACTTATCATTGAAATGCCAGATAAACTAGTTAGACGAAATAATAAAGAGATTAAACGCTACAAAGCTCTTTTTGAAAAATATGATATAGAAATGGGAATTTTTGAGTTCATTGGCGAGAGTGTTGATTATCAATATCTTCAAGATTTAAGACCAGTTTATATAAAAGGTGAACCAGGTTATTTTTTAAGTCAAAGTGACCAATCTTTATCTGCTTTTAGACTTATTACCGATACTGTTGGAATCTCTTTGATTGCAACAGGAGTCATGGATATGGATACTTTAAAACGACTTCAAGAAAAAGATATTCACATCATTCAAGGTAAAGCTACCGAGATGATAGATATGAAAAAGGTTTAA